The Candidatus Poribacteria bacterium genome window below encodes:
- a CDS encoding ABC transporter permease subunit — protein MWHIAKRELYDNLNSLRFALATVLLLGLMLTNAVVHLREHPERVQRYRDHVSGHQNHIAAHAESSLYDLAQQGPGDLYKKPSDLRFCAEGGETFMADRAVGGYHRWSTGTLKSFWILTYPSATPNRDNVRPEVTKVDWGFIIGYVLSLVALLFTFDSISGERERGTLRLTLSNPIPRHTVLIGKFLGAFISVSIPFILAVLVNLLVISTSSGVHLDAEAWGRLGIIFFVAVLYTCLFLALGMLVSARVQRSAVSLVTLLLIWVVFVVFMPSTLVSIAGRSTSSGPTYDLWERSSKLHEELRRDYSPRRHKEPEGTTKRMEMDGAYVTEDAEQQEQLHEERLNRRIAEVHRARTITRISPVTIVQNLIESFAGTGFERHLQFLENVQTYARDFRTFIVDTDNADPESLHIFGVRTGMSQEPVSPEAVPKFEDTLNLSKDFNTAAMELLLLTLFVLVLLSGAYLAFVRVEV, from the coding sequence ATGTGGCATATTGCAAAACGCGAACTCTACGATAACTTGAATAGCCTCCGATTCGCGCTGGCAACGGTTCTGTTGCTTGGATTGATGCTGACCAACGCCGTTGTACACCTTCGGGAACATCCAGAGCGGGTTCAGCGATATCGCGATCATGTCTCCGGACACCAGAACCACATCGCTGCGCATGCTGAGAGCAGTCTATACGACCTCGCGCAACAGGGACCCGGCGATCTTTACAAAAAACCGTCCGATCTCCGTTTTTGTGCAGAGGGTGGCGAAACGTTTATGGCAGATCGGGCAGTGGGAGGTTACCACCGTTGGAGTACCGGCACGCTCAAAAGTTTTTGGATACTCACATACCCATCTGCCACGCCGAATCGGGATAATGTGCGTCCAGAGGTAACCAAAGTGGATTGGGGTTTCATCATCGGTTATGTTTTAAGCCTCGTTGCACTCCTGTTTACCTTTGATTCGATTTCGGGCGAACGCGAACGCGGCACACTCCGACTGACCTTGTCTAACCCAATTCCGCGGCACACCGTGCTAATTGGTAAGTTTTTAGGGGCGTTTATAAGTGTTAGTATACCCTTCATCCTCGCTGTCCTTGTGAACCTTCTGGTAATTTCTACATCAAGTGGTGTTCACCTTGATGCGGAGGCGTGGGGACGTTTAGGCATTATCTTCTTCGTTGCCGTCCTTTACACCTGCCTTTTTCTGGCATTGGGGATGCTCGTGTCGGCACGGGTGCAACGGAGCGCGGTGAGTCTTGTAACACTTCTATTGATTTGGGTGGTATTTGTGGTATTTATGCCGAGTACCCTCGTCTCAATTGCGGGTAGATCCACGTCATCAGGTCCTACTTATGACCTCTGGGAACGTTCATCTAAATTACATGAAGAACTACGGAGAGACTACTCCCCTCGTCGCCACAAAGAGCCTGAAGGTACTACCAAGAGGATGGAAATGGATGGTGCGTACGTCACCGAAGATGCAGAACAGCAAGAGCAGCTACACGAAGAACGCTTAAACCGGAGAATTGCTGAGGTACACCGAGCGCGCACCATCACTCGGATTTCGCCTGTTACAATTGTACAGAACCTCATTGAATCCTTCGCCGGGACAGGGTTTGAGAGACACCTCCAATTCTTAGAAAATGTCCAAACTTACGCCCGAGACTTCCGAACATTCATTGTTGATACAGATAACGCGGATCCAGAAAGTCTTCATATCTTCGGAGTTAGAACGGGTATGTCGCAGGAGCCTGTCAGTCCAGAAGCAGTTCCGAAGTTTGAAGATACGCTTAATCTGAGTAAGGACTTCAATACTGCAGCAATGGAATTGTTACTGCTAACGTTATTTGTTTTAGTGCTTCTGTCGGGGGCGTATCTGGCGTTTGTGCGTGTTGAGGTGTAG
- a CDS encoding ABC transporter permease subunit, which translates to MLKTLIGRELLDNLMTFRFAAATFIMLLLVVANTFVLIIDYERRLAGHNDAVKMHQRQLQEKITYSAGMDRLSADRPPNPLSIFNVGFDKRLGNEVQVSHGVVPSLWDGYMHGPSNPFMDMFASMDIVFIFEVVLSLFALIFAYNAFAGEYESGTLRLVLTHPIGRGKILVAKYISAMLCLIVPLLISLLLAIILLTTSTAISLNSDDFLRIGGIILTSVAYLSVFYLIGLLISAATRRTSTALMLSMFIWGFLVLVYPNVILTVIPRSEAPDALRTSAFNRIESIWETFDRERKHYLATDDFPGEDWGYELRGWGSRSTYFWDNPRTLMYTYNSIMDFEGFGEEDEPKMPHAQKHFGFLGAQTIDAAGRTWLIRKPALEEIFIQPANVERVWLKLSPVGLYDAATQAWAGTDLLGIRDFFHAARQYRQSVINYLYDNKVFESRQWFSGDKGAADWSGLPQFSFQRDDIDTNAKRALPDVSLLLMINVVLFIVIFLIFVKTEV; encoded by the coding sequence ATGCTTAAAACACTTATTGGTAGGGAACTGCTTGATAATCTGATGACATTTCGATTCGCGGCAGCGACCTTCATCATGTTGTTGCTTGTAGTCGCTAATACCTTTGTATTAATTATAGATTATGAACGACGTTTAGCAGGGCATAACGATGCTGTCAAAATGCATCAACGTCAATTGCAGGAGAAAATTACTTATTCAGCAGGGATGGATAGACTATCCGCTGATCGACCGCCTAACCCGTTGAGCATTTTCAATGTCGGGTTTGATAAGCGTCTTGGAAACGAGGTACAGGTATCTCACGGAGTGGTTCCGTCGCTGTGGGATGGTTACATGCACGGGCCTTCAAATCCATTTATGGATATGTTTGCTTCAATGGATATTGTTTTTATCTTTGAGGTTGTTCTGAGTCTGTTCGCACTCATTTTCGCGTATAATGCGTTCGCGGGAGAATACGAAAGTGGAACACTGCGTTTAGTCCTGACACACCCTATTGGACGCGGTAAAATATTGGTTGCTAAATACATAAGTGCAATGCTCTGTCTAATTGTACCACTATTGATAAGCCTGCTCCTCGCGATAATTTTGCTGACGACATCTACCGCTATATCTCTGAACAGTGATGATTTTCTTCGCATCGGTGGGATAATCTTGACATCCGTTGCGTATCTTTCCGTATTCTACCTTATCGGGTTGCTGATTTCAGCGGCGACGCGCCGAACAAGTACCGCATTGATGTTGTCCATGTTTATCTGGGGTTTTCTGGTTTTAGTTTATCCCAATGTGATCCTAACTGTGATTCCACGTTCGGAGGCACCAGATGCGCTTAGAACATCCGCCTTCAATCGAATTGAAAGTATCTGGGAGACATTCGACAGAGAACGCAAACACTACCTTGCTACCGATGATTTTCCCGGAGAAGATTGGGGGTATGAGTTAAGAGGATGGGGTTCGCGCAGTACTTACTTTTGGGATAATCCTCGGACTCTGATGTACACCTATAACAGTATCATGGACTTTGAAGGATTTGGTGAGGAAGATGAACCGAAGATGCCGCACGCGCAGAAGCATTTCGGTTTCCTTGGCGCGCAGACGATCGATGCAGCGGGTCGAACATGGCTCATCCGAAAACCCGCACTCGAAGAAATTTTCATTCAACCCGCAAATGTGGAGAGAGTCTGGTTGAAACTCTCACCCGTAGGGTTATATGATGCCGCAACGCAAGCGTGGGCAGGAACAGACCTACTCGGTATCAGAGACTTTTTTCACGCCGCGAGACAATATAGACAAAGCGTCATTAACTATCTTTACGATAATAAGGTGTTTGAATCGAGGCAATGGTTCTCTGGGGACAAGGGGGCGGCAGATTGGAGCGGTCTACCGCAGTTCTCCTTTCAAAGAGATGATATTGACACAAATGCGAAGCGAGCATTGCCGGATGTGTCTCTCCTGCTCATGATTAATGTCGTTCTGTTCATCGTGATATTTTTGATTTTCGTAAAAACTGAAGTATAG
- a CDS encoding ABC transporter permease subunit translates to MWHIAKRELYDNLNSLRFALTTVLLLALMLTNAVVHLQKHPKRIQKYRASVTKSLNDLTARGDSLYDIAQQGPGLLYKKPSALRFCADGGEAFLPGVVGGAFLWSISAGNGRLKGFWRLDYPAAAPNLINIRPDVTKVDWGFIIGYILSLIALLFTFDSISGEREHGTLRLMLANPIPRHTVLIGKFLGALISISIPLSLAVLMNLLVISMSSDVHLGANAWGRLGIIFLIAILYLCLFLALGLLVSARVQRRAVSLVILLLAWVIFVVFMPSTLAAIVSGFSSPMSTDELWKRRGQLYEARFARYDTHLPKESEPSKRMQFQGEHVIQEAQEQERLSQAQLAQKIDQAEFARTLTRISPVAIVQHLLESFAGTGFNRHLQFIENTQRYARQFREFVADTDRADPESLHIIGVREGMSQKPVSPEAVPKFEDTLSLSRDFNAAAVDLLLLTLFVIVLLSGAYLAFVRVEV, encoded by the coding sequence ATGTGGCATATCGCAAAACGCGAACTTTATGATAATCTTAATAGCTTACGGTTCGCGCTGACAACTGTCCTCTTATTAGCACTGATGCTGACGAATGCTGTTGTGCATCTCCAAAAGCACCCGAAGCGAATCCAGAAGTATCGTGCTTCGGTCACGAAATCTCTGAACGATTTGACGGCTCGGGGAGATAGTTTGTATGACATTGCGCAACAGGGGCCTGGCTTGCTGTACAAAAAGCCGTCCGCGCTCCGTTTTTGTGCAGACGGTGGGGAAGCCTTTCTACCAGGTGTTGTCGGCGGGGCTTTTCTCTGGTCCATCAGTGCGGGCAATGGGAGATTAAAGGGCTTCTGGCGGTTAGACTATCCAGCCGCTGCTCCAAATCTGATCAATATTCGTCCGGACGTTACCAAAGTGGATTGGGGGTTCATCATCGGCTACATTCTGAGTCTCATCGCGCTCCTGTTCACTTTTGATTCAATCTCTGGGGAGCGCGAGCACGGCACGCTGCGATTGATGTTAGCGAATCCAATTCCACGGCATACCGTGCTGATTGGCAAGTTTTTGGGAGCCTTAATAAGTATCAGCATTCCGCTATCTCTCGCTGTGTTGATGAATCTTTTGGTGATTTCTATGTCAAGCGATGTCCATCTTGGTGCTAACGCGTGGGGACGTTTAGGCATCATCTTCTTAATCGCTATTCTCTATCTGTGTCTCTTTCTCGCCTTGGGTTTACTTGTATCCGCGCGTGTGCAGCGGCGCGCGGTGAGCCTTGTGATACTTTTGTTGGCATGGGTTATCTTTGTGGTTTTCATGCCGAGTACGCTCGCCGCGATTGTGAGTGGATTCTCATCACCGATGAGCACGGACGAACTTTGGAAACGCCGAGGCCAGCTTTATGAAGCACGTTTTGCAAGGTACGACACGCATCTTCCGAAGGAATCTGAACCCTCTAAAAGAATGCAATTTCAAGGCGAACACGTTATCCAAGAAGCACAGGAGCAGGAACGCTTGAGCCAAGCACAATTGGCTCAGAAAATCGACCAGGCTGAATTTGCGCGCACCCTCACCCGCATCTCACCCGTAGCGATTGTGCAACATCTTCTCGAATCGTTCGCTGGCACCGGTTTTAATCGCCATCTACAATTCATAGAGAATACACAACGTTACGCACGACAATTTCGCGAATTTGTTGCTGACACCGATAGAGCAGATCCAGAAAGCCTCCATATCATAGGCGTTCGCGAAGGTATGTCGCAGAAACCTGTCAGCCCAGAGGCAGTTCCGAAATTTGAAGATACGCTCAGCCTCAGTCGTGATTTCAATGCAGCGGCAGTCGATCTGCTGTTGCTAACGCTTTTCGTTATTGTCCTTTTATCCGGGGCATATCTTGCATTTGTGCGCGTTGAGGTGTAG
- a CDS encoding ABC transporter permease subunit, with translation MLTLIRRELLDNLMTFRFAAAVFITMLLVVANTAVLIRNYEQRLESYNTAVKTHQQKVRDTKTYSAGDVIVDRAPNPLSIFNVGLDKRLGNQVAVHHGFVPTLWDAEMHGSDTTFLNIFFAIDIVFVFEVVLSLMALLFAYDAIAGEHESGTLRLLLTHPVHRSHILLAKYMSAMVCLLIPLLMSLSLAVILLTGRGSIFLKTADFLRIGGIVFSSIAYMSVFYLIGLLISAVVRRTGTALMVSMFVWGFLVLVYPNMILAALEPLHDSEPRAKSVFSQIQQMWEEFDTERKAFLINDPVQGESTSFGIGWVGYNFKRFREDSRTLRYYYKAGAHFDEIDERSQPKVPYAQNYYRFLVPLTISTAERTWIVRSQGLKDIFVQPAKIDRTLLKLSPVGIYDAATQAWAGTDLLSIQDFFDAARQYRQTVIDYFYDKEVFESRQWFSADKGAADWRTLPQFSFQRSDIEINAKRALPDVCLLLMINVALFIITFLIFVKSEV, from the coding sequence CAGAAATTACGAGCAGCGTTTAGAAAGTTACAACACCGCTGTCAAGACGCATCAGCAGAAAGTGCGGGACACGAAAACCTATTCGGCGGGTGACGTGATTGTTGACCGGGCCCCAAATCCGTTGAGTATCTTCAATGTTGGGTTGGATAAACGCCTCGGAAACCAAGTGGCGGTTCATCACGGTTTTGTGCCGACACTGTGGGATGCCGAGATGCACGGATCGGATACGACTTTTCTCAATATCTTTTTCGCAATTGATATTGTCTTTGTCTTTGAAGTGGTGCTGAGTCTAATGGCACTCCTTTTCGCGTACGATGCGATTGCTGGAGAACACGAGTCGGGTACGTTACGCTTGCTCCTGACACACCCGGTCCATCGAAGTCACATCCTGTTAGCGAAATATATGAGTGCCATGGTGTGCCTGCTTATCCCTCTATTGATGAGCCTATCGCTTGCAGTAATTTTGCTGACAGGTAGGGGTTCGATTTTCCTAAAAACGGCTGATTTTCTCCGGATCGGTGGAATTGTTTTCAGTTCGATTGCGTATATGTCGGTATTCTACCTCATCGGTTTACTGATTTCAGCGGTGGTGCGTCGGACGGGTACCGCGCTCATGGTTTCTATGTTCGTTTGGGGCTTTTTGGTGCTGGTGTATCCAAACATGATTCTTGCAGCCCTCGAGCCGTTGCATGATTCAGAACCGCGTGCGAAATCGGTTTTTTCCCAGATTCAACAGATGTGGGAGGAATTCGACACGGAACGCAAAGCGTTTCTCATAAATGATCCAGTGCAAGGGGAAAGTACAAGCTTTGGCATAGGATGGGTGGGGTACAACTTCAAACGCTTTAGGGAAGATTCAAGAACACTCCGTTATTATTACAAGGCTGGTGCACACTTTGATGAAATTGATGAAAGATCTCAACCCAAAGTACCGTACGCCCAAAATTACTACCGCTTCCTCGTGCCACTGACGATTAGCACCGCAGAACGCACATGGATCGTCCGAAGTCAAGGTCTGAAAGACATCTTTGTCCAACCCGCGAAAATAGATAGAACCTTGTTGAAACTCTCACCCGTAGGGATCTATGATGCTGCGACACAAGCGTGGGCAGGCACTGACCTTCTCAGCATCCAAGATTTTTTCGACGCAGCACGGCAGTACCGACAGACAGTAATTGACTATTTCTACGATAAAGAGGTGTTCGAGTCGCGTCAATGGTTTTCGGCGGACAAAGGGGCAGCGGACTGGCGCACGCTACCCCAATTTTCTTTTCAAAGAAGTGATATAGAAATAAATGCCAAGCGGGCGTTACCAGATGTATGCCTGTTACTTATGATTAATGTCGCTCTTTTCATCATAACATTTCTGATTTTTGTCAAAAGTGAAGTGTGA